The DNA window CACGGAGAACCCGTTCTTCTCCGTGGTGAGCCCGCTCCTCTCCCGCTCACTACTGCTCACCCTGGAGTCCCTCACGGATGACGACGTCCGCGCGGTGCTGCGTCAGGCGCTCGCGGACGAGCGCGGACTCAACGGCGCCTACCGCCTCAGTACGGACGCGGAGTCACACGTGGTGCGTCTGGCCGGCGGTGACGCCCGGCGAGCGTTGACCTACCTGGAGGCGGCGGCGCTCGTCTCCGGGGAGAACGCTGAGGTGTCGGTCGAGGACGTCGAACGCGCGGTGGACCGGCACGCGGTGCACTACGACCGTTCGGGGGACCAGCACTACGACGTCGTCAGCGCATTCATCAAGAGTATGCGCGGAAGCGATCCGGACGCCGCTCTGCACTATCTCGCCCGGATGATCGAAGCCGGGGAGGACCCGCGTTTCATCGCGCGGCGGATCGTGGTGCACGCCAGCGAGGACGTCGGGATGGCCGATCCGACCGCCCTGCAGGTGGCGATGTCCGCGGCCCAGGCGGTCGAGCTGGTCGGTTTGCCCGAAGCGCGGATCAACCTGGCCCAGGCTGTTATCCATATCGCACTCGCCCCCAAGTCGAACGCGGTCATCGGCGCGATCGACTCCGCCCTCAGCGACGTGCGCAACGGTCGCGTCGGTGCGGTTCCCGCGCACCTGCGGGACAGCCACTACCGGGGCGCCAGCGACCTCGGCCACGGAGCGGGCTACAAGTACGCCCACGACTATCCCGGAGGCGTCGCGGCGCAGCAGTACGCCCCGGACGTGGTGGCGGGCCAGGAGTACTACCAGCCGACGACGCACGGGGCGGAGCGCCGCTACTCCGAGGTTCTGCAACGGATCAGGGGAGTCCTGCGCGACGGGGACTGACGTGTCCCTTCCCGCCTGAGGGCGGGAGACTCC is part of the Haloactinospora alba genome and encodes:
- a CDS encoding replication-associated recombination protein A, yielding MSETLFDDAGAEAQRSQEPLPVRMRPRTLDEVAGQGHLLGAGSPLRRLVEDDAPMSLFLWGPPGTGKTTLASVVSQVTQRKFVELSAVSAGVKDVRSVIDEARRQLGMRGTRTLLFVDEVHRFSKTQQDALLPAVENRWVSFIGATTENPFFSVVSPLLSRSLLLTLESLTDDDVRAVLRQALADERGLNGAYRLSTDAESHVVRLAGGDARRALTYLEAAALVSGENAEVSVEDVERAVDRHAVHYDRSGDQHYDVVSAFIKSMRGSDPDAALHYLARMIEAGEDPRFIARRIVVHASEDVGMADPTALQVAMSAAQAVELVGLPEARINLAQAVIHIALAPKSNAVIGAIDSALSDVRNGRVGAVPAHLRDSHYRGASDLGHGAGYKYAHDYPGGVAAQQYAPDVVAGQEYYQPTTHGAERRYSEVLQRIRGVLRDGD